The DNA region TCCAAGGTAAGCTTAAGATTTGAGAGGTAAATAAAGGAAGGTCATAAGAGTAGACCATTAGAACAAATATTTTGCAAGAGGTTAACACTGAGTAGCCAACCCAGCTGCCTTCATCCCTCGAACCATGCAACAATCACCAGCTGAACTGCAGTCACTTGGGGAAGCACTTCAGAGTAGCCATACAGAGCTTTTGGATGGATGCCCACTGAAATGGGACAATTTGAGACCCTGCCGTTTTACGACCTTTGTACCCAAGAGAAACATTTAATGAAGTTCGGTGACGCGTTTATACCAGATGATTTAATTATAGCCTAAAGCAGGCCCTAATACTTTCAGACAGGAAGGTCAAATGAGACAGGGAGAgtactttttttttacctctatacttttttagtaggcctattaagctAACTTAAATTACCATACTTTTGACTAATTTCCccatcatttttattttcctcataATTTTCTTTCATTACTTCTATAATGagtttattattaggcctatctcttttttccctttttttcttttagtgctttgagaccatgttgtatggtgatattgcactttaaacaacaacaacaacaacaacaataattaagAATATTATCAAATAATTTCCAAAAAGGTAAGGTTTCATTATGGAAGAATATGACTTCATATTTTAAGCCAAGACATCACAATTTCCTGAACCATCACAACCACAACTGTGGAGTGTTCAAAGAAGCACATAGCATTTCCCCCAAAATTAATAGGCTCTTACCTTTTCAAAGGACTTCTCCTGGGATTGCACCTGGAAAGTGTATCCACCTGTAAATCCCTTTTCGCTTTTCAAATGGCAGCCAGTGCAAGTGGGTTGAATCAATCTACATTACAAACACATTTCATCTCATCACATTCACAGCCTTTCTATTCCTCTAATTACTGTGTGATGCctttcgttttctttctttcctgccaGAGAAACATTTCACAGGTGACCTGTCCGGCAAAGTGAAGGGAGTGTAGCAGGGCTCGTTGCCTTTGAGTGCTGGCATGTAGTGCATACGATATCACACAGGTTTCATGTGGAAACGGATACCTGCCAagcaaaaaagaaatgaaaagcgaTCCGAAAGATATCAGTGCTCCACTTATTAATTTATAAAGAGGCCCACTGTGAATTTATTGAAGCAGCAGGCGATCAAGTTGGGGTAAAAGGTTGCGGCAGATTGTGTGTTGCAGAACTACTGGGGATTTTCAAGTAGCCTCCATTATGATTAAGacagattttttaaaatatataatatatatatatatatatatatatatatatatatatatatatatatatatatatatattgttttaaaAATATCCGCAACAGAGCATATGCTGAATATAGTAATTTCTACATCTGGCTATACCCCCCCAATCCAATGCAATATACGATCACTGCTTTTACAGCTATGGGATCCATTGGGCCAAACAGGCAGCTGACCTGGTCAAATCCAGTGGATAGTGGGCTAGTGTGGATGGAAACAATGTCCTTTATATTGTCTGGTGCTGACTGCTGTgactcatatagcctactgtatatggtgTGCTGTAACAATACAAGGGCCTGTGACTGAAACAGTTTGTGTTACAAGCCCATTTGCCACACAGGGCCACCGAGCCATCTACTAGCATATGAAGTTTGGCTGTGTGAGTATTGTGTAATGCTCAGGGTGTAAGCACATTTATATGATAGAAATAGAAATCTTACTGTTACGTTTGTAATGACAATGACATACTTAGTTAATGCAACGGAACATTAAAGAAAAGAAATGATCAGAAAGCATAGTGTAGTGTTTAAATACAATGAGAATTTTATTCAAACGgtgcaaataaaaaaaagataaaacaatAAAACTAAAAGATAAATCAGATGTTCTTTCAATCTAGATTGCACAGTCACACAGCCTGGGCTTTCCTCTGTCAAcatgggtggaggtgggggaccAGTTGGGAAAGGTGGCAGTAACGTGGATAACGACAGAGGAGTATTGCTTCATCAAACTTCTGTACTGCCAATGCAAAACATTGTGGGCAGCGATACCCTCTTTGAAACATGCCAAACCGTCAGTTTTCAATGCACATCAAATCATCCCATGGAAGTATTTTGCGGATGACTGCGTCAGTtaagaaaacaaaacagaacatatCTTTTTTTAATAAATCTGGTTCAGCTCTAGCTTAAATTAAcataaaacagttttttttagaGTTAGAGTTAATAAACTGGAACAAGCTTAGGGACCAAGCTAGGCCCTGTGAATCGCTGTCAACATGAGTCGAGTTTGCAATGAACAATTTTGTACAGGGGTGCAtaagcattggtgtgtgtgtgtgtgtgtgtgtgtgtgtgtgtgtgtgtgtgtgtgtgtgtgtgtgtgtgtgtgtgtgtgtgtgtggtctgaggGTCAGGGAGGCCCCTGTGTCAGACAATTAGCCTTGTGTGAAAGAACATTCTGTATTcctacaataaaaataaaaacaaaaacatctgaaaagaAACGTTTGAAAACAAAGACAACTTCCTATAAATATATATCTCAAAACCACACCTTTTTTGTCAGGTCATTAATGAAGGTATTAGTTTGTTCACAAGAAACCATCAAACTGAACAGCCTCTTTTCAAATGGTCAGCCTCAACTGCCAaacagaaggaaggaaagagaaataTGAGCACAGTCTCCCGTCCCCTTTTTGACTACTGCAGTTTGGTAAGCGTTCAGTTTAGTGTCCAACAATATACAttcttttcttttaaaaacacTGTAAAACTTTTGGTATGGTTTACAAAAATAACTTGGAACATATTTGTACAACCTTCTGTTGTCTTCTtttaatatatataaaaacaaaaaagtttgcAGTCTTATTGAAGTTCaatgcagatgttttttttctcttttcttttaagAGAGCTTTCCTTTCTTGCAGTAACTGAAGCCATTGAGATAAGCCAAGTTTAAACTGTAGGGATAAGCAACTCATGTGAGAGTTGCCATAaaactattattttttttctttttctctggagaAGTCCTCTTGATTgtgccatcaagctgcaatactTTTTTGTGAGGGTAAGGTAAGCTattagcacgcacgcacacacacacagcttcatagGGACAAGGTCATAGAGAGATTCTCACAGAGTTAACGGGCAAAAGACAGAGCCATAAACCAAACCTTaacacaccacacaaaaccaTGAGGAGTTCACTTAAAACAGGTCGGCTAGATTGAGAAAAAgttgtctttttatttttcaGCAGACGACACCCTTTATTTACAATGCTTAAGCCAAAATACTTTCTagcacaattttctttttgacCATCCAGTTCAGCGATTTCTAGATTAACTGCTTACGTCTTATTGCCTATCTGTTCCACAATATGGAAACTGATACAAGAGCGCCATCCGCTGGGTATGGCAGTGATTGCATACAAAGAAATCAGCGAGGCAAAAAAAAGAGCATGGCAACATTTTGTGTTTACATCCGTCAGATGCAAGTCCTTTCAACTATTCAAAGACATAAGTCCAATTAAGGGTGGCTGTGTGCTTTCTATAATGAAAATTTAGGAACGGTTTTCGCATTTCAACTTCAAGTGCTTACAtaatcattagtgtgtgtgtagttggtcgCATGTGTAGTTGTCACTGCGGCTCAACCCGCAGGCTATGTCAGTAATCGAAAAGCAAAGGGAACCAACGATACGTTTTAAGCGTTccacatttgtgtgtgctgcAAGGAGTGGCCCTTGAGGATTATAAGAGTTATTTTCGCAACTCTATGGGAATCATCATTTTGGGGTGATTTCTCACCCCTCTCGTCTAACATGGCATGATTTTCATTCTACCACCAGAGCAGATCCTCACTGAGGCCTTTGTCTGCCAAACTACGCAGTTGACAGCATATAATATAACAGCTAAAAAAAGCAACTACATGCCTGAGAAAAGGGGGGGCTCCTGGCAAAACAGAGCATTGAGCACTGTTTCAAAAGATAATACGCAAAAATAGAACACTTGGGGCATAAGGGCCAACAAAAAGGGCCTTACGATACTCCCAAAATGGCTTCCACACAGTTTATggatttgaaaaaataaataacaagggGAGAGAGACACTGAAGCCgttggacagaaagacagatggaaACCCGTATAGATGGGCCAAGGAGGGGTGGGTCAAAAGGCAACTTGGAAAGAACAAGAGATGAAAATAGAGAAGCAGTCATCCTCAGAACATGCCAAGCCAGAGTCGCACCGGACCCGGCCCAAACGAGCAGTGCCCCTCCAAATTGAGGAAGCAGGCACCTTCAGAGTCCGAAACAACACTCACGGCATACTTTAATCACACCAggacacatgcctgcacacacacacacgtacacacacacacacgcacacgcacacaaacacacattcattcggatgcaagcaaacacacagccacacatcatacacacacagtaatcaggACCTACGGAAAAAAGTGCTTCGTTTTTGTGCAGAAAGCCACCTAAAGACTTGGATATCACAGAAACAATTGGATATCACACTATGTTGTGACTTGAGCTTTTGAAAGGTAGGGGAACGTAATATGTGTAACATTATTGTAtttctatctttttttgcatGACAACTGCCATTGGTTTCATCCGATTCAATTCATTTCAATGTCTTCAGTAATATATTTCTGGTTAGCCAGGCTAGGCCTTTTCACTAGTCCTAATGTGACACTAttaaccttttttgttttgtttatatatactgtatatatgcgaACCACAGAGTTAAAGCTAATTACGCTGACTTTCACAAGAATTTGATACTGgctatttttgttttttaaaaagctATACTGTACCGTCAGAAACCAGAACATTGAGACACTCTTTAAATACACCACCAATATTAAAAACAGAGAATGATGTTTTTTCAGTTCCTTATCAGAAAAAAAGGATAAGTGCAGCAACTGGTTGACCTGTAGCGTCTACATATTTGCAAAtgtagtttttttttgtgtttgccaGAGATGTATGCCACACCAATAATAATTCACTGTCCCGTTTGATCTGTGAGTGAGTATGCAGCGTCACAGGCTGAGACTGCCATTACTGTAATGTAACTTCTTCCACAAGTTAGGAAAAACTAGTCAAGTTAGAAATACCACCTACCGTAACACACTATGTCAGAGATGTGGCTGTAGTGTTGTTTGATGACAAAAAAAtaagcttttttttgttttgtttgatggcTTGTGGGCCGAAGCAGTTTGAAGTGGCCATCCGTGGCAAGAGCTGACGGAGCCTGGAGAGCATTGCACCACATGAACACGTGTTCAGAGAGGCCGTGATGCTTTGCCAAATTCAGAACAACTGACCAGCGCAAACACTGAAATCAATGATAACTGATTTCGCTGGCACTTGCTTAATATTTCTGACAAATATTTAGAAGACTGATTTCAAGAAAGTTCGGgcattgttttcattttcttttctcttgcCATCGAGACACACTGGTGTTATATTCACTGAAGTCATTTTCGATTTACAAACCCAAAACCTTAGTCCAGTGGAACATTGCCGACCCAATCTTTTCTTATAGACTTACAGGGCCATAGACTGTATGCTTCTTACAAAAAGTAGAGATTAATGAGCAGTTTTCAgttgtgcttttttgtgtgtcttgGGTTTTGTATGTGCGAGTGtctatggtatttttttttttagtaagatGCAATGAAGCATGAtgcactttcaaaaaaaaaaaaaaaagaaaaatcccctGCGGTTTACATTCAGCCCAGTGGGAGGCGCCAAAGCAGAGCATAACCGCAGCATTGCAGCGAGAAAAAAGAAGACTTGAGGGGCCCCGTTTTCTCTCTGCAGATGGCGCCAAAGTCACATTGGATCTAATCCTCCTCCCACCTCATCCAGACCGCTCACAGTTTAAGACTTGCTACGGTCTTAAGTCAGTGCGGGAGGACACCACATCATGTCAGTCTGCAGGGGTTAAGTCTGTGACTTGTGTGTACTTCCATTTGGAACACAACGGACGTTTCAACCGCAGGTGCCTCCCGAGTTGAGCAGGCAGGTAggtgggcgggcaggcaggcaagcaggcagggcaTTGTAAGACCATTTGCCTagctccttccccctcctcctcctcctcctccaaccccttTTCATCTCATCTCTCAAAACACCATCAGAACCTGTGAATGGTGGGCTCCGTCGTTTCCCTTCTCTTCAGCTCCTCCCGGTAGCAGTAGGAGCAGTAGTTGCCGGTCTCGGGGTGTCCGAAGAAGTTGCAGCTGGGCGTGCGGCAGCGGCTGGACTGCAGGCTGGAGAGGCCTCCCACGCTGCCCAGCGAGTAGTGCCTCTGAGGGGGAGGGACCGTGCGGCTGCCCCCGCCGTCCAGGCTGGAGCGCAGGTCCCGGTAGCCGTTGGTGTACCCGCCGCCGCCCCCTACGGGCTCCGGGTCCAGGTCCGACGGGTAGGAGGGGTAGCAGTGGTTGAGCCGCGAGGGGCTGGCCACTGTGGCGGTGGGCAGAGGAGGGTGGTGGTACTGGGCggcggggtggtggtggagggatggCAGAGGATCTTGCACCACGGGGACGTGCCGGGGCAGGGTGGCGTACGACGGGAAGCCCACGTAGGAGGCGGAAGGGCCCGGGACGCCGCCGCCGCCCGCTAGCTGCCGCCGGTGGTCCAGGTAACTGTGCGTGTTGAGCGTCTGCGACATGGGCACGGCGAGGGGCTGAGCCAGGGCGGCCACCGGGTGCTCCACCAGCGAGGGCCGGGGGATGGGCACCACACCCGAGTACATGTTGGGGCTGAGGGTGGTGGGCTTGAAGTTGCTGAACGCCGTCGAGCCACCTCCCACACCACTGACACCACTCACGCCACCATCCACCTGCAGCTCTTCCTTCGCCGCCTCGTAGCTGCGGTAAGATCCCAGATCCATCCCTCCACTTCCACCAACACCGCCAACGCTGCCGATGGGTCCGCTTTCCTTACGAGCTTGGGTGCCATTGGGTGTGGGCATGGCCGCCGCACCCCCGCCGACGCCCCCGCCCACGCCCCTCCTCTCCGCCTCCCGGCGCTGCTCTTGCTCAGCCCGGAATCTCTCCTCTGCGTCGGCCAGGTAGCGCTGGATCATCTCCTCCTGGAAGGGCTGCCGGTTGCTGGTGGTCAGCTGGACGGAGAAGATGTACTTGCGCTCCCCTTGCATGGCCGAGCGCAGGATGCCCAGGCTCACCTTCACGTCGGTGCTGTACTTGTAGGGGTCGGGCTCGCCGGGGCTGCTGCCGCCACCCCCCGCGATGGGCCGCTCGCTGCTGGAGGACGGCGACCCTTTGCCGGAGTCCTCGGAGCTCTGCATGGAGGGCGAGCCGTCCTTGCTGCCCTTGCGACCCCTCAGGGAGCCCTTCTTCTTCTCCGCGCCGCCCCCTTCCCCTTTGCCCAGCGTGCCAGAGCCGCCTGCCGCCCCGCAGGCGTTCTTGCTGGTCATGAGCCCGCCCACGTTCTTCTTCAGCTTGCTGCCCAGGCTCTTGCCGAAGCTGCCCAGCTTGTTGGCCACCGAGTCGGCCCTCTTCTTGTCCCGCTCCTTGTCCTTATCCTTATCCTTGTCCTTATCCTTATCTTTGTCCTTGtctttgtccttgtccttgtcttTGCGGCTCTTCTCCTTGGTGGCCGAGCTGTTGCTGGAGGAGCTTGAGGAGCTGGATGATCCGCCGCCGCTGGGCTTGgacgagctgctgctgctgctgttgctgccggcCGTCGTCGTGGTGCTGCTGTCGCCGTTGCCGTTGGAGCTACTGCTCACCGACTCCTTGTCCGACTCGCCCGAGTCCGGCGGGCTGCGCGCCTCCTCGCCGGCCGAGGCCGTCGGCGACTCAGGCTGGGCCAGCGGAGCTTGCTGCAAAAAGACAAGGGCCACAAAAGGTTAAACTGTTATTGTCATCTACAGTACCGTGACATGCAGCACTCTAAATTTGCTTTTTTCTTCACCGATTGTTGTTgaccttactagccaaacacacagtcactaatgAGCTAAAGGGCTGGCATACTTTCTTTTTCTTCCGACCAAacagaattttcaccagcatttggccagttggcaggtgttaatttagagcactggtGGCATATCTTGTCTAGATAGATACTGCACTGTAGTTGCATAGCTGAGGCCATCGGTGACTCTGGCTGGACCAGCGGAGCTTTCTGTTAAAGGACAAGACCCATACGTTGAGTTCTCAAACACACCGGTCATAGTGATTTCTGTAATCACATGCTGTGCGGTACAcagggttttatttatttatttatttattttaaatacaatcatttcattttaaatatctgcatatgtgtaGTAACCGAGCCATTAATACCATCTAGTGACATGTCTACATAGTCATCTAACCATGTCTGCATAGCTGTACAGTCTATTTATAGCTCAATAAGTGTTGGTAGTAATATCACTATTGTGTATGCCTTACTATGATGTGGAACGAAAACATCAGATGGGATTAAGGATTAACTGTTACTCAATGTATTACATAACTGTGATCATAATGAAAATCCAGACAGTATGCATCTTTAGCAACTGTAGTAAAACACATGGATTATTTAGCCACCGTCTGAAGCCTTGCCGGCGGGGTCTTTGTGACTTCTACAATCATCATGCCTGAATCTTAAGATAACTAAAATGAAATGCTTCCCTCACTCCTGAGGAAGGGTTtcaaagaacatggttaagtgataaactgGCCAAGCCTACCTTCAGAGTGTGGTAACCCTGTTAATAGATACCCTACAGGCATCCTCTAACTAAAGAAACAAGGAGTCCGGGCTCTTTCATAGTCGATTTCCCACGACCTCCAAGTTAACTTCACCCGCTTTGGTACTGAACCACATTGGAATGAAGCCTCCTGGCCTTTAAGAGAAACCATGTTGCTTCATTTTCAGCATGCAATCATTAAGCTCACCTGTACCTCGCAAGGCAAGGGCAGCCAGGTCACCGTCATGTAGCAGTGCAGGAGATGCAGCTTGGCCTCCAGGGACAGGGTCACACTAGGGGGGAGAATAACAAATAAAGAGCTTTGTTGGCAAAACAATGTATTTcatttttggaacattttgggaaattgacatttttgtattggccattcTATTGCATTGCATCGCAAAATGCTTCTTCTGTAGGTTTAAGAAGTATACTCTCAAGATATTTAAATGGCAGGAATTCACACATAAATGATAAGACTagagtcatttccaataataaaacgcagaagtcaaaaatggtggatacgtcgttttgcaatgaaactcttcaaatatagACACACATATGTACAACACATCTATACAACACACATAGTCTTGATAATGCTGATGCTGTTCACAAAAGGCCTAGAGTCAACAAGGAACGGAAAAAAATAAGCATTAGCCTTTATCGCTTTCACTCGTGTCGAATGATCGCAGCAAAAAAGTTTGGAATATTGAGCAGCCGTTAAATTATAATAGGATCATTTCCACAGTGGGCCTGTTTATTTGCTGCTTCCGTAACCAAACAAAGCTTGGTTTAATAATAAGCCAAAGCGTTAAAAATACCCCGCCCCTTGTTTTCTGAGCTATTTTAGGCCGGCTCCTTTCCCTAGCAAGGCTGTCACTGATAATCCTCCTCTCCGACTGCAGAGCAGCACGACTGCTAATCTGAAGAGAAAGCTAATCGCGGTTGGTGACACTTTTCTTTTTTAACCAGGCCTGGGCAGCGCAGGGAGTTTAAATGGGTTTAAATGCTCAACCACTCTAGGCCTTCCTTCCTGACTTACTTTCGAAAAGGaaccaataaataaacaaacaaacaaacagaaatagCCCAACTAAACTCAGTGCAATGCAGATTTAGTAACTATGAACAAATAAATGAAAGCTGATACAAAATGCTGGAAAAAGAGAAGTTTGGTGGACTTAAATGTTCAACCACTTGAGGCCTTCCTGACTTTCTTTCTTTGAGAGGAACTGTTAAACGCAACAGAAATAGCCAAACTAAACTGAGTGATGATTTAGTAACCGAAACAAAGTACATAAACGCGACCTAATACAAAAAGCAATAAAACGACGAGGGTAGCTGCCGATGTGAGGATAGGGTGTGTACATACGTTTACCATTACCATGTTTAATGTTGTTTTGCCCGGTCATTTCTAGCAATGAGCTCCCTTGTTTTGTTGTGTCTAGCCTTATGCGTAGTCCCACGTTTAAGCAGATGTACTGTCTGTTTGGCACAAAACAAGCTTCTGATTCCGCAGatctggggacccgggttcaaatccGACTGGAGGACATTTCCCTATCCCTCCCCTACAACTTTCCTGTGAGTCTCTCACACCGTCCTATACAATAAAGgcactaaaaaacaaaacaaaaattcaaAAAGGATAAATTCAACAAGACTTATCCATATATCCATCTAAACCTCATGGGATGTCATTATACCTGGCCAGCATCACATTGTCACTGTCATCCTTCCCCCATTCCCAGTCCTTCCCTGGATCCACCGCGAAATGGAGCGGCAGCATTTTATGATCAGAATCCGTCAGGGGAATCACCGCTATTCAACAaacagaaaaagagggaaaacaGTTGGAAAAGCTAATTTTTCCAGAAAAGACAGCTGCAATATCATAACATTGGACGAAGAGACACAGTTTTAACAAAATATTTGATTATTAGCTACAGTAGAACTTGAAGCAAGAGAAAGGACAAGCATCTTGtaagaatcaatgtgtgaatAAAAAGAAGTTGTTAAGATTAAAAAATGTAACAGTATCAGACTTAACATTCTTAGAAATGTACTGTAATGccgtaaagcaggggtgtcaaactcattttggtccgggggccgcatacaacccatgtggacctcaagcgggccgcattagtaacatcatcgccaaaaaaacgtaaagcagaggattagtgttcagtactatcacgttttaagtgtgttgtttatgtagaaagcaatgcaatactgataatcctatgcaaaatttccttgacttaattcattcattgccaaccgtcaatgaattaaatatgggacagttcattttggcagggggtctgggggttttccccccgaaaattttgtatttcttagatgtaatttcctgcattttcacgcattctaacatcccgtttccagtttcagcttaataggaaccaatcaaatccaattatatttattatttaattacaaccaataccaatacaatacgaataagaagtattaacattttatctctatatatgaggtctataatatatgagcttaatcaaatgcctgttacagtacaaattcaccatttataatagaagtgtgatgtgcactttactacatatatacagtataacagagggaccactATGctggtctcgattttgccccgaggtgcgtaattgcgcatttcggttatttcattgaaaaaaaaaaacaaaacaaaaaaacgttaatttgttttttgttttttttacatccgggccggatggaaccctctggcgggccggatgcggcccgcgggccgtacgtttgacacccctgccgtaAAGGGTGAAGGTGTCCTCATATAGTGTAATAATCACCTTTCTCAATGAGTGAATGCTTGACCCTGGCTCTTCCTCTAGACCTGGATAGTGGACTCTGCTTGACCTTTTGGACTATGTTGGCTACCCAAcactttacacatacacacacagtccagcaGCATAGGAACATGAATatgaactgtgtgtatgtgtgtgtgtgtgtgtgtgtgtgtgtgtgtgtgtgtgtgtgtgtgtgtgtgtgtgtgtgtgtgtgtgtgtgtgtgtgtgtcctcagcgcTGATCATTTTGATATGGCGCGCCTACTTCTGGAAGGCTGATTGTATTTAAGTGTGTGCTCtacgtttactgcaatgtgcaataatgtgtattaggtttttgtgcatttttgtaATAATGTAAGATGACAAGATAACTTAATTTCCTCTGGGACTTataaaaagtactctactctactcttgcaAAGGCCTTGAAGCCAAGCTGCAATAATACTACATCTACCATCTATGGTCTGCATTACCTTGCTCTTTGGAGCCATCCTTCTGCTCCATGGACACCAGGGCGGAGAAGTGGGCCTGGTCGTAGGCCAGCACCAGGGGCGAGCGGTGGCACTTGCTGGCTGGCACCTCTAGGGGCAGGTAGATCCCTCCAAATGGAATCGGTGCAAAGGCTGGCAAAAGGGAAGGGACAACAGAAGGGGGAGCAGGCCAGCCTTTAGTTACCTCTTCCTTCTGCAATGCTTCCAATAGCAGGT from Engraulis encrasicolus isolate BLACKSEA-1 chromosome 5, IST_EnEncr_1.0, whole genome shotgun sequence includes:
- the otud7b gene encoding OTU domain-containing protein 7B isoform X2, yielding MTLDMDAVLSDFVRSTGAEPGLARDLLEGKNWDLTAALSDFEQLRQVHTDTLTYSFVEERDYPPPPEKEVARVSRPLLHRQDEVVQATEKRLSRGISHASSTIVSLARSHVSSTGVAGVGSTEPLLDTPVCTFQLPDLTVYREDFRGFIERDLIEQSMMVALEQAGRLNWWTRVGPGCQSLLPLATSGDGNCLLHAASLGMWGFHDRDLMLRKALYALMDHGQEREALRRRWRWQQTMQNKESGLVYTEEEWQKEWNELLKLASSEPRIHYSANGTNGAESAEEPVYESLEEFHVFVLAHVLRRPIVVVADTMLRDSGGEAFAPIPFGGIYLPLEVPASKCHRSPLVLAYDQAHFSALVSMEQKDGSKEQAVIPLTDSDHKMLPLHFAVDPGKDWEWGKDDSDNVMLASVTLSLEAKLHLLHCYMTVTWLPLPCEQAPLAQPESPTASAGEEARSPPDSGESDKESVSSSSNGNGDSSTTTTAGSNSSSSSSSKPSGGGSSSSSSSSSNSSATKEKSRKDKDKDKDKDKDKDKDKDKDKDKERDKKRADSVANKLGSFGKSLGSKLKKNVGGLMTSKNACGAAGGSGTLGKGEGGGAEKKKGSLRGRKGSKDGSPSMQSSEDSGKGSPSSSSERPIAGGGGSSPGEPDPYKYSTDVKVSLGILRSAMQGERKYIFSVQLTTSNRQPFQEEMIQRYLADAEERFRAEQEQRREAERRGVGGGVGGGAAAMPTPNGTQARKESGPIGSVGGVGGSGGMDLGSYRSYEAAKEELQVDGGVSGVSGVGGGSTAFSNFKPTTLSPNMYSGVVPIPRPSLVEHPVAALAQPLAVPMSQTLNTHSYLDHRRQLAGGGGVPGPSASYVGFPSYATLPRHVPVVQDPLPSLHHHPAAQYHHPPLPTATVASPSRLNHCYPSYPSDLDPEPVGGGGGYTNGYRDLRSSLDGGGSRTVPPPQRHYSLGSVGGLSSLQSSRCRTPSCNFFGHPETGNYCSYCYREELKRRETTEPTIHRF
- the otud7b gene encoding OTU domain-containing protein 7B isoform X1 → MTLDMDAVLSDFVRSTGAEPGLARDLLEGKNWDLTAALSDFEQLRQVHTDTLTYSFVEERDYPPPPEKEVARVSRPLLHRQDEVVQATEKRLSRGISHASSTIVSLARSHVSSTGVAGVGSTEPLLDTPVCTFQLPDLTVYREDFRGFIERDLIEQSMMVALEQAGRLNWWTRVGPGCQSLLPLATSGDGNCLLHAASLGMWGFHDRDLMLRKALYALMDHGQEREALRRRWRWQQTMQNKESGLVYTEEEWQKEWNELLKLASSEPRIHYSANGTNGAESAEEPVYESLEEFHVFVLAHVLRRPIVVVADTMLRDSGGEAFAPIPFGGIYLPLEVPASKCHRSPLVLAYDQAHFSALVSMEQKDGSKEQAVIPLTDSDHKMLPLHFAVDPGKDWEWGKDDSDNVMLASVTLSLEAKLHLLHCYMTVTWLPLPCEVQQAPLAQPESPTASAGEEARSPPDSGESDKESVSSSSNGNGDSSTTTTAGSNSSSSSSSKPSGGGSSSSSSSSSNSSATKEKSRKDKDKDKDKDKDKDKDKDKDKDKERDKKRADSVANKLGSFGKSLGSKLKKNVGGLMTSKNACGAAGGSGTLGKGEGGGAEKKKGSLRGRKGSKDGSPSMQSSEDSGKGSPSSSSERPIAGGGGSSPGEPDPYKYSTDVKVSLGILRSAMQGERKYIFSVQLTTSNRQPFQEEMIQRYLADAEERFRAEQEQRREAERRGVGGGVGGGAAAMPTPNGTQARKESGPIGSVGGVGGSGGMDLGSYRSYEAAKEELQVDGGVSGVSGVGGGSTAFSNFKPTTLSPNMYSGVVPIPRPSLVEHPVAALAQPLAVPMSQTLNTHSYLDHRRQLAGGGGVPGPSASYVGFPSYATLPRHVPVVQDPLPSLHHHPAAQYHHPPLPTATVASPSRLNHCYPSYPSDLDPEPVGGGGGYTNGYRDLRSSLDGGGSRTVPPPQRHYSLGSVGGLSSLQSSRCRTPSCNFFGHPETGNYCSYCYREELKRRETTEPTIHRF